The Clostridium sp. DL-VIII DNA window TGAAACATTCAAAGGTAGATCTGGACAATCTATTGTTCCTTTTAATAATAATAAGAATTCTGGGATTACTTCTTTAATATTATCTGCAACAAACACTTGATTATTATATAGTTTTACTTGTCCTTCTGTCGCTTCAAATTCATGAGTTAATTTAGGAAAATATAATATTCCTTTCAAATTAAAAGGATAATCTACATTTAAATGAATCCAAAACAATGGTTCATTAAAATCCATAAACACCTTTCTATAAAAATCTTTATATTCTTCATCAGTACAATCTTTAGGAGCCTTAATCCATAAAGGATTTGTATCATTCAAAGGCTTTGGAGCCTCTGGTTCAACTAATTCTTGATATTCAGTTCCATCTTCTTTTTTCTTTGTTTCATACTTTGGCTCTTCTTCTGGCTTATTTTCATCTTCTAAATATATTTCTGTAGGTAAGAAAGAACAATATTTTTTTATAATTTCTCTAACTTTATATTCCTCTAAAAATTCTGTACTTTCATCATCAACAAATAAAGTTATTGTTGTACCTCTTGCTAACCTATCAGTCGAAACTCCAATTTCATATTCTGTTCCTCCAGAACATTCCCATCTTACAGCTTCAGCACCTTCTTTAAATGACAATGTATCAATTTGAACTTTAGTGGATACCATAAAAGTAGAATAAAACCCTAGTCCAAAGTGACCGATTATATCCTTGCCTTCATCCATTTTATCTTTATATTTTTCCATAAAATCAGTTGCTCCTGAAAAAGCTACCTGGTTAATATATTTTTTAACCTCCTCTTCAGTCATACCAATACCATTATCAATAAATTTAAGAGTCTTCTTTTCTTTATTTACTGATACTATAACTTTATATGTTTCATCTCCATTAGTACTTGCCTCGCCTAATGAGACTAATCTTTGAAATTTACTAATTGCATCACACGCATTACTTATTACTTCTCTTATAAATATGTCTTTGTCAGAGTATAGCCATTTCTTAATAATAGGAAATATGTTCTCTGTGTCGATTGAAATATTACCATTCTCTTTTATCATTTTATAACCACTCCTCTTGCTTTTTTCAAAAAGTATTTTAGACTAAACAATATTAATTGTCAAATTATTCTTGCTCCATTTTTAGTCTTAAATTTTTGTTTTTAATTATTATTCTCATAATATCTGCTAAAATTATTGCAGTAGATACACTCGCAGCAATAAATTGTATAAAAAGCACAACTAAATTAAACAATATAATACACATTATATTTTCCTATCTGCGTCACTTAAATTTTTATTCATCTAAACTATTGACATTAACGCTGCGTAAAGATGTAAAGTAATCTTGTAAGGATGCAAACCACATGGAATATCCAGTGCAAAAACTAGGTAAATTAGCAGGTATTAGTACTTTAAATCAAATTCGTATTACTACGATCAAACTTAAAAGATTATTATAAAGAGTTAAATATAATTTAGATTCTTAACATTTACATCTCTTCAACAATTTTTGTTACCCACCTGCACAAATCTGAAGAAACCTTTTTAGCTGTTTCTACAACTCTTTCATGGGAATGCTTCACCTTTTGTATTCCAGTAGCCATGTTTGTAATACACGCTATTCCAAGCACATCCATACCTAAGTAATTAGCAACTATTGTTTCTGGCACAGTTGACATACCAACAGCGTCTGCCCCATGTCTTCCTATCATTACAATTTCAGCTGCTGTTTCATAATATGGCCCCATAAAACCTGCGTAAACACCTTCTGCATATTTTATTCCAAGGTCATCTCCAATTTTTTTTGCTTTATCAATAATCTCCAATTTATACGGTTCAGACATATCTGGAAATCTTGTTCCTAGTCTCTCATCGTTAACTCCAATTAATGGATTATCTCCAAATAAATTTATAAAATCTTTAATAAGCATTAAAGTTCCTGGCTCAAAACTCTTATTAATTCCACCACAGGCATTTGTAACAATTATCTTTTCTATACCAAGCTTTTTCATCACATATATTGGATATGTAACTTCTTTCATTGTATATCCTTCATAATAATGAAATCGTCCTTGCATTAGCATAACTTCTATATTATTTATTTTCCCAAACACTAATTTTCCTTCATGCCCTTTAACTGTGGATACTGGAAAGTTAGGTATATCTTTATAAGAGATGTCTTCCACATCCTTAACTTCTTCAACCAAATCCCCAAGCCCTGATCCAAGTATTATTGCTATTTTAGGATTTCTCTTTATTTTGCTTTGTATATACTCAACCGATTCCATTATTTTATCATACATCTTTTTTCCTCCTTAAACTTCATCTTTATGGTTCCTTTCCATATCCTTCTTTACATTTATTTTTGAAACTATATCTGGAAGCATATTTAAAAGGCTGTCTAAATTACTTTCTTCCTTTACTTTAAGCATAGTAACTTCATCTTTTTTAATTACCAATATTGCATCTGGAGATATTCTAGCTCCCATACCTCCACCTGACCCTATTCCATCCATTTCTTTACTATTATAATCATTTCCGCCTCCAGTGCCACCTCCAAAAGTGACACTTATAATTGGTATAAGCGTTACTTCTCCTACTACAATTGGCTTTCCTATAAGTGTTTCTGTCTTTAAAAATTTTTCTAAATTATCAAATATTAAATCCAGGTTTTCCTTTACTAAATTGTTTTCCATAGTTATTTCCTCCTAACTTTGAAATACACTCCAAATAATAACCATACAATTCCATTAGTAATTCTTTCCCAATATTCCTGGATTTAAATCCCTTTTTTTGATTTTTTCTTTTTTAATTATTTCTTTTATAAGTTTCTCATTATTAAATATTTAGTTGTAATTTGTTAATTGCAACATATATATTCAATAAAACACTCCACTATTTTAGGATCAAACTGTGTACCTGAGCAATTCTTTAATTCCTTTATAGCTTCATCTTTATCAATAGCCTTTTTATACACTCTGTCATTGGTCATAACATCATATGAATCCACTACATTTATTATTCGTGCAGCTAGTGGAATCTCTTTCTCTGCTAATCCTAATGGATATCCATTACCATCCCATCTTTCATGATGAGTCAATACACCTTTTGCTACATTTCCAAGTTCACTTGATGCATTTATAATTCTATATCCCTTTTCTGTATGTGTTTTCATTATTTCAAATTCTTCATTTGTTAATTTTCCTGATTTCAGTAATATTTCTTCATTCACTCCTATCTTGCCTATATCATGTAGACTTGCAACTAAAATTAACTCGTCTAAATCTGAAATCTTTAAATTCAACCTTTTCCCTATTGCTAATGCATATTTAGCAACTCTTTCAGTATGTTCATTAGTCTCCATATTTTTTTCTTCTAGACTTTTTTTCAAAGATTCCATAATTGAACTTTTAATACTTTTCTTATCTAATAATTTTTGTCTATAAACTTTTTCCTCTATTTTTGTGATACATTCATATATGTTCTCATCTAACGAATACCTTATTCCTTCACCTAATGCTATACTCAGCTGCATAAATTTATACTTTGCTTGTTTACACTTTTCGGTAATATCTCTAATAATTTGCTCACACTTTACTTCATTACAATCTGGTATAAGAATTATAAATTCATCTCCTCCCCATCTGAACACATATCCATTTGGGTCACATATATCTTTAAGTATGAGTGCTATTCTTTGTAATAATTTATCCCCTTCTAAATGTCCTAATGTATCATTAACAATCTTTAATCCATTAACATCTCCCATAATTATTCCCATTGGAAGATGCTTTTCATGATTTAATTCTTTAATTTTTTCTTCAAAACTATATCTGTTATATAATCCTGTTAATATATCTATTTCACTTAGATAACGCAATCTTTCTTCCATGAGTTTTCTTTCGGTTATATCTCTTGATAATCCGACTACTCCCCATGCTTCACCTTTTTTGTTTACAACTGGTATTTTAATATTTTCTTGTATTACTTCTTTTCCATTCTCATTTTCTATTCTCTGTTCAAAATAAGTAGCTTGTTTGGTTCTCATAATCTCTTGATCTTGTTCAATAAAATATGCAGCCACCTCTTTATCGCTATATATCTCCAAGTCTGTTTTTCCTAATATATCTGTAACTCCCAATTTATTATAAAAGTTTTCAAATTTTTTATTGTATCCTATAAATCTACTTTCTCTATCTTTATAAAAAATAGATTCAGGCACAGCATCAATTATTGTTCTTAATATATTTTTTTGTTTTTCTACTTCAATTTCTCTTAATTTTCTATCATTTATATCTATTACAATTCCAGCTACAGCCTCAGGTTTTCCTTCATCATTCAATATAGGAAATATGCGGCACTCAACATAAGTACCATCTACAACACTTTCTACAGTACACACATTTAGATGCTCTAAACACTTCTGTATCTGCACCTTATATATTCCGACTTCTTCCTTTGGAAAAATCTTCTCGTTTTTCTTTCCAATGACATCTTTTAATTTTACATTATACATCGCTTCATAATGTTTATTTAGAAATATTATCCTCGAATCGGTTTTTTGAATCCAAACAGGCCAAGGAAAACTATTTAAAAAAGGTTTATATATTTCACTTAAGCATCTTTCTTCCATCATTAGGTTCCCCTTTTAAGTAATGTTATTTAAATTCAATTTTACTATTTCCTTGTTTAAATGTCTATAAAAGCAATTGTATTCTTACACTTCAAATGATTCTAAACTTAAAATAATATCCTCTAAACTTAAAACATACTTAATTTTTGAAATCTTCTAAATCTCTAACTAATCATACTCATTGTCAACTACATTTTTATAAGCAATATATGTTGCGTAAAGATATCCGCCATAAACTATAACCATTATGAGCGCAGTCATCAGAATCGATTTAAACTGATTTGCTGCTCCTAATGCAATTAAGTAATTATTCACCACATTAATTCCAACATATGAATGTACTATTGAAAGTAACAGAGGTAATGCAAAAAATATTGATACTTGCTTAAATATACTTTTATTAATCATACTTTTTGTCGCACCAATTTTCCTCAAAACTCTATATCTCTCTATAGATTCATTACACTCTGATAATTGCTGAAGTGCAAGTACTGCTGCACTTGCTAGCAGAAATACTATTCCCATATAAATAGCTATAAATAGTATCATTGCAGATAAGCCTCTACTTTCATCATATGCCATTTCCCTTGTCAGTCCCGAAAGCACATAATCAGCTTTTACAGCTTCGCTGTTATGAATTGAAAAATTTTCAAATATTGTAGTTAATTTCTCTTTACCTTCCATTTTGTCATTACCTGAAAAATTTAAATTTAACACTTCTCCTGATGGCTCTAACCCAGTTACTAATTCATCTGGCACAATTAAATCAAACATACTATCGCTGGTTGGTGAAGTTGAAAGTGCTTCTGTTTGAATTTTTCTTTCTTTTATTTTAAATAGCTTATCTCCTATTTTTATTGAGTCTTCTCTCTCTATAAAATCTTTTACCATTTGCTTTAATGGTTCATAATTAGATGATACTAATATTTCATCGTCTTTTAAATCTATACTTGTTTCACCTTTTAGATTTCTCATAGCATTATACTCAGATATCTTAATCATATTTAGTTTTTCAAAAACTTTTAAATTTAACATTTGTTTTTGATCATCTGTTAATGCATATTTTTCTAATAAAGCTTTAGTGCTCATATTATACTCATAGTTTTTAATTGTAGAATACTCTGCATAATCATCTAAATTGTAGTTTAGCTGTTTTAATGTATCAATAGAAGACAGAGCTTTATCATCTTTTTTAGCAAATACCTGAATAGATGCATCAAAGGGGGTTTGATTCTTCAGCGTGCCCTCCATAGAGTTTTTAATACTTAATCCAGATGCTAAAGTCCCTATAGTAACAAATAACATTAAACAAATTATTGTCATCGAAATAAAATTAGTATTGAATTTACTTGAAATCTGTCTCATGGTAAATATGTTTAACTTATATAAATACATATTTTTATTTTTCTTAATCACAAAAAATGTGACTGCTGCAATTCCAAAAAAGAAAAGTGCGGTTCCTACGATTCCAAGAGCTATTGCAGCCTTAAATCTATTATCATAAAAGTTCAATCCTACCTTATTCACTAGATGATAGGCAAATCCTAAAGCTATTATCGAAAGAATTAAAACACCTGCTCCTAAATAAGGATTTCTAATCCTTACTCTTTCATTTTTCTTATCACCATGTAATAAATCAATTAACTTATATCTTGAAACAATAACTACATTAAAGATCATTACTAACAGATACATTATCCCGAAATATAAAATTGTTTTTAAAATTGCATTTGTTGAAATTACAAAACTATATTTAACCATCTGCACTGCAAAAAGTTTAGCTGTAAATATTGATAATACTTGTGAAAATAGTAATCCTAATAACATTCCTGCAACTAGTGATACCATTCCAATATACAAGGTTTCAAAAAATAATATTTTTGACATCTTTCTTTTAGCCATACCTAAAATCATATATATGCCAAATTCCTTTTTTCTTTTACTAATTAAAAATTTAGTGGCATAAATTATTAGGCATCCTAAAATAACTGATACTCCAACTGATATAACCGAAATCATCTGCCCCATGGCTATAACGTAATCAGTTTGCCCCTTGTTCATGTCCGCCATTACAGATTGAGATTCAATAGAATTAAAACTGTAAAATATAGCTACTGCAAAAGTTAAAGTTAAAAAGTAAATAGTGTAATCTTTAAAACTCTTCTTTACATTATTAAGTGCCATCTTAGAATACATCTTTAGCGTCACCTCCAAGAAGAGTAACAATATCTATTATCTTGTTAAAAAATTCTTTTCTAGAGTCATTACCTCTAACTAATTCATTAGAAATCCTTCCATCCTTTATGAATAATATCCTATGAGCATAGCTTGCAGTAAATGCATCATGAGTTACCATTAAAATAGTTGCCTCTAATTCCTTATTTAATCTTTCAATTGAATTTAAAAGTAATTTAGCTGATTTAGAATCTAAAGCACCTGTAGGTTCATCTGCTAAAATAAGCTTTGGATCATTAACTATTGCTCTAGCGCATGCAACTCTCTGCTTTTGTCCTCCTGACATCTGATAAGGATATTTATTTAACACCTCGGATATTTCTAAATTTTCAGCTGATTTTCTAACTAATTCGTGAACTTCATTTCCTTTTTTGCCTGCTATGGTTAATGCTAACGCAATATTCTCATAAGCAGTTAATGTATCTAATAAATTAAAGTCTTGAAATATAAAACCAAGCTTATCTCTTCTGAACTTTTCTAATTTCTTATTTTTTAATCTAGTAATATCACCTTCATCAATTACAATAGCTCCTGTCGTTACCTTATCTATTGTAGATATGCA harbors:
- a CDS encoding ABC transporter ATP-binding protein, coding for MENILDVQNVEKYYGNKDNVTKALDNISFKVQKGEFVGIMGPSGSGKTTLLNCISTIDKVTTGAIVIDEGDITRLKNKKLEKFRRDKLGFIFQDFNLLDTLTAYENIALALTIAGKKGNEVHELVRKSAENLEISEVLNKYPYQMSGGQKQRVACARAIVNDPKLILADEPTGALDSKSAKLLLNSIERLNKELEATILMVTHDAFTASYAHRILFIKDGRISNELVRGNDSRKEFFNKIIDIVTLLGGDAKDVF
- a CDS encoding HD domain-containing phosphohydrolase, with protein sequence MMEERCLSEIYKPFLNSFPWPVWIQKTDSRIIFLNKHYEAMYNVKLKDVIGKKNEKIFPKEEVGIYKVQIQKCLEHLNVCTVESVVDGTYVECRIFPILNDEGKPEAVAGIVIDINDRKLREIEVEKQKNILRTIIDAVPESIFYKDRESRFIGYNKKFENFYNKLGVTDILGKTDLEIYSDKEVAAYFIEQDQEIMRTKQATYFEQRIENENGKEVIQENIKIPVVNKKGEAWGVVGLSRDITERKLMEERLRYLSEIDILTGLYNRYSFEEKIKELNHEKHLPMGIIMGDVNGLKIVNDTLGHLEGDKLLQRIALILKDICDPNGYVFRWGGDEFIILIPDCNEVKCEQIIRDITEKCKQAKYKFMQLSIALGEGIRYSLDENIYECITKIEEKVYRQKLLDKKSIKSSIMESLKKSLEEKNMETNEHTERVAKYALAIGKRLNLKISDLDELILVASLHDIGKIGVNEEILLKSGKLTNEEFEIMKTHTEKGYRIINASSELGNVAKGVLTHHERWDGNGYPLGLAEKEIPLAARIINVVDSYDVMTNDRVYKKAIDKDEAIKELKNCSGTQFDPKIVECFIEYICCN
- the htpG gene encoding molecular chaperone HtpG — encoded protein: MIKENGNISIDTENIFPIIKKWLYSDKDIFIREVISNACDAISKFQRLVSLGEASTNGDETYKVIVSVNKEKKTLKFIDNGIGMTEEEVKKYINQVAFSGATDFMEKYKDKMDEGKDIIGHFGLGFYSTFMVSTKVQIDTLSFKEGAEAVRWECSGGTEYEIGVSTDRLARGTTITLFVDDESTEFLEEYKVREIIKKYCSFLPTEIYLEDENKPEEEPKYETKKKEDGTEYQELVEPEAPKPLNDTNPLWIKAPKDCTDEEYKDFYRKVFMDFNEPLFWIHLNVDYPFNLKGILYFPKLTHEFEATEGQVKLYNNQVFVADNIKEVIPEFLLLLKGTIDCPDLPLNVSRSFLQNDKEVSKISNHIVKKVADKLVDLFKNSREEFDKFWPDIQIFIKYGCLRDQKFYDKIKEIIIFKNLKGEFITLKDYLEANKEKHENKVFYVNNEKQQSQYIKMFKEYDLDAVILDCSLDDHFISFLEMHESGVKFNRIDSDISDTLGSKADENDETVKALNKEIEDLFKNELGDKVKNLSVEGLKNEETPALVLVSEESRRMAEMSKMYAKSGMSFQGMFDEEKTLVVNNKSAIIKKLVEIYKDETKKSEVKFICEHILDLAKIANKELDANEMDEFIKRSNQLLNRVIAL
- a CDS encoding spore germination protein GerW family protein → MENNLVKENLDLIFDNLEKFLKTETLIGKPIVVGEVTLIPIISVTFGGGTGGGNDYNSKEMDGIGSGGGMGARISPDAILVIKKDEVTMLKVKEESNLDSLLNMLPDIVSKINVKKDMERNHKDEV
- a CDS encoding purine-nucleoside phosphorylase is translated as MYDKIMESVEYIQSKIKRNPKIAIILGSGLGDLVEEVKDVEDISYKDIPNFPVSTVKGHEGKLVFGKINNIEVMLMQGRFHYYEGYTMKEVTYPIYVMKKLGIEKIIVTNACGGINKSFEPGTLMLIKDFINLFGDNPLIGVNDERLGTRFPDMSEPYKLEIIDKAKKIGDDLGIKYAEGVYAGFMGPYYETAAEIVMIGRHGADAVGMSTVPETIVANYLGMDVLGIACITNMATGIQKVKHSHERVVETAKKVSSDLCRWVTKIVEEM
- a CDS encoding ABC transporter permease; this translates as MYSKMALNNVKKSFKDYTIYFLTLTFAVAIFYSFNSIESQSVMADMNKGQTDYVIAMGQMISVISVGVSVILGCLIIYATKFLISKRKKEFGIYMILGMAKRKMSKILFFETLYIGMVSLVAGMLLGLLFSQVLSIFTAKLFAVQMVKYSFVISTNAILKTILYFGIMYLLVMIFNVVIVSRYKLIDLLHGDKKNERVRIRNPYLGAGVLILSIIALGFAYHLVNKVGLNFYDNRFKAAIALGIVGTALFFFGIAAVTFFVIKKNKNMYLYKLNIFTMRQISSKFNTNFISMTIICLMLFVTIGTLASGLSIKNSMEGTLKNQTPFDASIQVFAKKDDKALSSIDTLKQLNYNLDDYAEYSTIKNYEYNMSTKALLEKYALTDDQKQMLNLKVFEKLNMIKISEYNAMRNLKGETSIDLKDDEILVSSNYEPLKQMVKDFIEREDSIKIGDKLFKIKERKIQTEALSTSPTSDSMFDLIVPDELVTGLEPSGEVLNLNFSGNDKMEGKEKLTTIFENFSIHNSEAVKADYVLSGLTREMAYDESRGLSAMILFIAIYMGIVFLLASAAVLALQQLSECNESIERYRVLRKIGATKSMINKSIFKQVSIFFALPLLLSIVHSYVGINVVNNYLIALGAANQFKSILMTALIMVIVYGGYLYATYIAYKNVVDNEYD